In Clupea harengus unplaced genomic scaffold, Ch_v2.0.2, whole genome shotgun sequence, the following proteins share a genomic window:
- the LOC122131093 gene encoding natterin-3-like — protein MFNVFLPQMRSYLCVALTVLVLAADHTLASDTPPDKAGTPPMMTLLKVSKEKIIENRTTNLDEEPAPSAQNKTTAVRPLLVDFNEAKTSDIVPPFTFDDNPNLEWQRFNGSPPSGTVGIWNSYTDRHDYVCRTLDGCETGFYHSGYGDYCFFARYPKLGRTNGFFILVNKDEFVNLEWKSGSYGSVPANSVRTCIKSEKDYVGKNKYGLGLVSAGDSFYLPWLDLISGDTLNGYTTWYRRSYQVLTINTDEYEQVIQDVEYDIDQSSIIKTPPFAVDEHTVNNKESATQTQTNTWEFTSSMTLATSTTVTVGIPEIVSASVTIGVEQTFQTTDQISISESQTTSLQVQITVPPNKKCTIKLQARRFTSAIPFKALIGRTYSSGDTKWTTISGTYEGVQVSDYDAVIEHCEPLADPLPCGK, from the exons ATGTTCAATGTTTTCCTTCCTCAGATGAGGTCCTACCTGTGTGTAGCTCTCACTGTTCTGGTCCTGGCCGCGGACCACACCCTTGCTAGTGACACACCCCCGGACAAAGCAGGAACCCCCCCAATGATGACTTTACTCAAGGTTTCCAAGGAAAAAATCATAGAAAACCGAACCA CAAACCTTGATGAAGAACCTGCCCCTTCAGCTCAGAATAAGACCACTGCTGTAAGACCACTGCTTGTTGATTTCAATGAGGCTAAAACTTCCGACATCGTCCCTCCATTCACCTTCGATGACAACCCCAACCTTGAGTGGCAGAGGTTTAACGGGTCTCCTCCAAGTGGAACAGTGGGCATCTGGAACAGCTACACCGATCGGCACGATTACGTGTGCAGAACATTGGATGGCTGTGAGACTGGATTCTACCACAGCGGATATGGTGATTATTGCTTCTTCGCACGCTACCCTAAGTTGGGGCGCACCAATGGTTTTTTCATCCTTGTAAACAAAGATGAATTTGTTAATCTGGAGTGGAAATCGGGATCCTATGGGTCTGTTCCTGCAAACTCAGTCAGAACATGTATAAAGTCAGAGAAGGATTATGTTGGAAAAAACAAGTATGGTTTAGGATTGGTTTCTGCTGGAGATTCATTCTATTTACCTTGGTTGGACTTGATTTCTGGTGATACACTCAATGGGTACACTACATGGTACAGAAGATCTTACCAGGTTTTGACAATAAATACTGATGAATATGAGCAGGTGATCCAAGATGTAGAGTATGACATTGATCAAAGTAGCATCATAAAAACTCCCCCATTCGCTGTTGATGAACACACTGTAAACAACAAAGAAT CTGCAACccaaactcaaacaaacacctgGGAATTCACTTCCTCCATGACCCTTGCAACCAGCACCACTGTTACTGTAGGGATACCTGAAATAGTCAGTGCTAGCGTCACCATTGGTGTGGAGCAGACTTTTCAGACGACTGATCAAATATCCATATCTGAATCTCAAACCACTAGCCTCCAGGTGCAAATCACTGTGCCCCCAAACAAGAAGTGCACTATTAAGTTGCAAGCCAGGAGATTCACATCAGCCATACCCTTTAAGGCTCTCATTGGCCGTACCTACAGCAGTGGTGACACAAAGTGGACCACCATCAGCGGTACTTATGAAGGAGTTCAGGTGTCTGATTATGACGCTGTCATAGAGCACTGTGAGCCCCTGGCCGACCCCTTGCCTTGTGGGAAATAG